Genomic DNA from Oncorhynchus mykiss isolate Arlee chromosome 2, USDA_OmykA_1.1, whole genome shotgun sequence:
tgtagttcttgaccaggtttttcacacactgcagcagggattttggcccactcctccatacagaccttatccagatccttcaggtttcggggctgtcgctgggcaatacggactttcagttccctccaaatattttctattgggttcaggtctggagactggctaggccactccaggaccttgagatgcttcttacggagcgaCTCCTtagttgtcctggctgtgtgtttcgggtcgttgtcatgctggaagacccagccacgacccatcttcaatgctcttactgagggaaggaggttgtttgccatgatctcgcaatacatggccccatgtatcctcccctcaatacggtgcagtcgtcctgtcccctttgcagaaaagcatccccaaagaatgatgtttccacctccatgcttcacggttgggatggtgttcttggggttgtactcatccttcttcctccaaacacggtgagtggagtttagaccaaaaagctgtatttttgtctcatcagaccacatgaccttctcccattcctcctctgggtcatccagatggtcattggcaaacttcagacggacctggacatgcgctggcttgagcaaggggaccttgcgtgcgctgcaggattttaatccatgacggcgtagtgtgttactaatggttttctttgagactgtggtcccagttctcttcaggtcattgaccaggtcctgccgtgtagttctgggctgatccctcaccttcctcatgatcattgatgccccacgaggtgagatcttgcatggagccccagaccgaggctgattgaccatcatcttgaacttcttccattttctgataattgcggcaacagttgttgccttctcaccaagctgcttgcctattgtcctgtagcccaccccagccttgtgcaggtctacaattttatccctgatgtccttacaccctctctggtcttggccattgtggagaggttggagtctgttagattgacaggtgtcttttatacaggtaacacgttcaaacaggtgcagttaatacaggtaatgagtggagaacaggggggcttcttacagaaaaactaacaggtctgtgagagccggaattcttacttaaaaatcatacaatgtgattttctggattttgtttaaaattccgtctctcacagttgagagtcctatagaaccctattccctatatagtgcactactttagaccagagccctatagaaccctattccctatatagtgcactactttagaccagagccctatggaaccctattccctatatagtgcactactttagaccagagccctatggaaccctattccctatatagtgcactactttagaccagagccctatagaaccctatatagtacactactgttgaccaaagccctatgggtccagagagagtagtgcactacatagggaaaataatgccatttgggagacatgcagtgccttcacacttcttccacatgttgttacatcatttaaaatgtattacatatatacaataccccataatgtcaaaagaGAAATTGTGTTTAAATAGTTTAAGTCATTAATGGTTTGAgtcattaagtattcaacccctttatggCCTAAATCAATTGATTAAAtgtttgcttaacaagtcatgtaagttgcatggactcactgtgcaATAATTGTgttcaacatgatttttgaatgactgcctcatctctgtaccacacacatacaattatctgtaaggtccctcaatcgagcagtgaatttaaaacacagattcaaccacaaagaccagggaggttttccgatACCTTGTAAAGAATTAgattaaaaaagcagacattgaatatccctttgaggccaatggtgactttaaaacagttacagagttgaatggctgtgagagaaaactgaggatggatcaacaacattgttgttaCTCCCCGTGGCCAGATGGTCATGAGGGTATTCTCATTCAGGCAGTGTCAGGTTAAAGGAGAGTGACTGCTCTGTTAGTACCTCAGATATTAATCTGGGATTTGGGTTTAaggcaccacctccaccactatTAGACCACAGTGGTCTGAAATAGTCCTCACTGCATTCCCTTGGCCTGGGGAATACATGCTATATGTTAAATGTACTGCATTCACTCCAAATGAAGTGCTAGATAGAGGAggcctatagaaccctattccctatatagtacactactgttgaccagagccctatgggtccagAGACATCTCTagggctgcgtttacacaggtagTCTAATTCTGATCTGCAGCCGGATCACATAGTGATTTATACTAGTTCTAAGTCTACAGATTCCTATATGTTCTTGACTTCCTACTCCCATGTCAATGCCAGGGCTGTTGAGAATCTGGAAACACCAGATTCTTTCCTGAACAGTCATGTCACCTTTGTGAATGAGATGTGTCTAGGCAGTTGTCACTACTACTAACGGAAGATAAAAAAATATGCTGCAATCACTGACTTATTGGGGACAATCTGAATTGCATTGATTCCTCACATCCTTAAAACTCATTTCACAAGAAGGTCAAAGGTTTGACCTCATCCAAAGGGGTTttgagaaggaagagagggtgTGAGGAATCCAGGCAATGCAATTCAGATTCACTGTGGTGCCCTCTGGGAGATATCTCTAGCACCACCTTGTGGTGATCTATTTCTACTACAGTCCTCGGACTAATGAAGCCACTTCCAAAGCATCAATAGGCTGGCTCACTCTTCCGTCACAATTTCACCAGTAAAGACGAGGTATACATCCAAAACTGAGGCTTAAATACAGAAGCAAAATACGTTTTATTTGGACATCATAGTGCCCAAAAGTTGAGTGAGGAAAAGTGCATTATTAAAAAAAAGACTGCTTATGATTTGATACCAAATGGTTTTGTTTACCTTCTTCTACATTGAGCATAAGCCTCCGTTTGGGATTTATTCCGCTTTAGATAGGGTGTGGGTTTCCATCTTTCAGTATTCACATTTTGAAACCTACCTTGAATCTACACAGATTTGTAATAAGGacctttaaaaacaaaacaaacaggctGCCTCCTTTCATTACCAGTAGAAACGAAGCAGTTTTGTACAAATGTCTCTTTATTTAGTGAAAGGCAACCCCAATCCCCACCCTCTTGTCAGTGCAGTCCATCTCCTGTGGTGGAGCCATGATGTTCTTCTGTTCCACTGGAATGTTCTTCTGTATCATTTGGCAATATAACAATCTGTaacaggacacacacagggaccaTAGACATGAAACACTATGGTGAACGAGTGTCAGAACTCGGAAATTGAGAAATGTCCGACTTGGAAACTCATTGTAAAGAGTTAATACTCGTcagagttccccccccccccacttggaAAGTATCCAACCAATAGGAAGCTCTACGGAAATAAATGTAACTCACGAGGTTCCGACTCATCATGAATGCAGCATAAGTCTCTCTGATTGTTTCCTTACCTGTCAGACATAGATGCCGACCCACAGTAACAGAAACAGCACTCCGAAGCCCATGAAGAGAGACGCCACCAGGGAGATGAGCAGCTCTTTGTACATGTCTCTGGTGTATTTAGTGGACGTTACCTCGTAGCTGGGAGAGAGTTATGGTGCTAATCATAGTGGTACACAACAGACCAACCGTTACACATCCAGACTATCAAAAACATTCTCACTTATTGCCAACATATTCACCTACAGTAGTGTATATTATCTCTGTGAATATTCAGACTCAGCAACTGCTTCTATCTGCCTGTTCTTCATTCCTAAGTTGTAGGGAGACACAGGGCATATTAGTTGAGGTGTGTTAATACAGGGCTGCAACAAAAGCCTACACGTTCAGTGTCCCCATTCACCAGGTTTGAAGACCACTGATtcatggtaaaaaataaataaaacaaacggTCACTATGAAGACAGATGACCATGGAAGGATACACGAAGAACCACGCTGTGAAGAACATGCCGATAGCCAGTAGGACCACAGTGAGGTGGGGGAAGACTGCCGGGTTCACCGGACTGGTGTATCTGGTCATGGCCTCCAGCTCCTGAGGGAAGAAGAACGGAGACAATGTGGAGATTCACTCAGTGTGCTTCTGGTTAGGGACAATATCCCACATTTCTAAATGGACCGGTATGTTGCCAGCTGTAAATAAACATGGGGTTTCAACTTACTAACTAGGTAAATATGAGTTATGCACAGATCAACCAGCTTATTGACTGACTTGATCATAACAGGTGAAGTTCTCTGGTCTTTACTTGGCCTTGTCTGTGGGAGGCTGTATTTGGTGTTAGCttactagctacagtagctagtcaAGCTTGATCTATATATAGTTCCCGCTACATTGGCATAGCTAGCTACTGTATTCCCATCATAACAGCTACATGTTATGTTATTCGATTTAACTGATGAATAGCTAGCTATAAAACGTAGCTACAGACATAACGTTAATGAATAAGGTTAGCTGAACTAGCATCTGTGCGTTAGAGACGTCTCGCCCAGAAAACTAGACAAGTCAAAAAAATAAAGCTTGTGATTTCATGACTTATGTGCACTTTTTACAACCAAGTCATACGAGGAATAGTTGGCATATTACACAGAAAAAGTATATGTTAAAAAGCGTTGTCAAAATAAGTTAATTTATCACCAAATATGGAGTTTTGCTGAGCAACCATCTTCTTTTACTCCCGTTACGGCCAGTATGTACTTACAAAGACATGTCTACAAATATTTTAAACGAGCCCGGACGctcggtctgaacattaacacgcaTCGCTTGCCGTACGGTTTTAGAAGCATACAGATATTTCATATCGGAGAGAAATAGTTTTCCAAAAACTAAAAGGTTAAATGGATACACAtctttatagggttagggtttccCCCACGGTCATATCTCCATGTTACGGTGCTTGTTTACTGAAAACagacagaggactgactgactTCATGCGCTAATGAGTTATCTGCTTCTCtcaacacctgtgtgtaaacggAAGACACCAAAcctgttgtcactgaaaaatactgtcggctgcaaCTGTGTTAAAACAAAACTGTAAGTGTCTATTGtgtctgtcttatccggtgtcctgtgtgaatttaagtatgctctctctcattctctcttggaggacctgagccctaggaccatgcctcaggactacctggcatgatgactccttgctgcccccagtccacctggccatgctgctgctccaatttcaactgttctgcctgcagctatggaaccctgacctgttcaccggacgtgctacctgtcccagacctgctgttttcaactctctagagacagcaggagtggtagagatactctgaatgatcggctatgaaaagccacctgacatttactcctgaggtgctgacttgctgcaccctcaa
This window encodes:
- the tmem258 gene encoding transmembrane protein 258 — translated: MELEAMTRYTSPVNPAVFPHLTVVLLAIGMFFTAWFFVYEVTSTKYTRDMYKELLISLVASLFMGFGVLFLLLWVGIYV